TACCAGGTGATTCTCATGATGCTCGTCTCCTGCCTGTTAACGTGTGAAGTGGAAATAAAACTCTGCTCACGTGGTTTCAGACAAATAAGACAACACTTTATTAATGCGATCGACTTTGTAACAAAAGAAATTACACCACCATTAAAACAAGGTACAGCAAAAGAAGTTAgaatcttttctttctgtttgatGATAAACTTAAAATCCCAAATAAACTGACAGGAGAAAAGCAAACAGTGATTAAAATCTCAGAACCGGACGCTGAAGAAGAACTACAATAAAATCCTCCAATAAAACACCACTTCCCAGAATTCACAGCGTCTCAGCCTGGGGCACGACACTTCCTTCAAACGCATCGCAGTTATACGTGATAAACTCTGATGAGATATGAGACATAGAactagtgcacacacacacacacacacacacacacacacacagttgtggtTCTACTAAAATGTGATGAAACACCGAGTTGGGTCCTGTTAGAGAGAGacaatgactgtgtgtgagagagagacagagacagcctGGCACAGTGAGAAAACAAAGAgcaagacaaagagacagagagagagagagagagagagagagagagagagagagagagagagagagagagagctctatAAAGTAAAGCAAAGGACAAATACACAAGGGACAGATTTTTGGAGCTCAGCTTTGAGTGTgggaggaaaaggaaagaaggtCAAGTCTACATTACTCATTCACCTGCTAAAGAAAGACAGGATgaagggaggaagaaaaaaaaaaaaacacgacatTCAGACAATGcaacacacccccacacatcATTTTTTGCTTGTTCGGTTCCACTcgtccgtgtctgtgtgtgtgtgactctgggTTTCCGTCTGTCCGTATCTACACACGTTTATGTATCACACAGGTATGATGCAGGTCAGTAAAACTCAGATGAACACAGAAGCTCCGTCCCAAACTCTAAACGCTCTTAGTGTTCTCACacaagctgtttatttatttattaattattctttttaatgCCAGAATATACAGATTTACTTCACAATAGTGGTTACGTCATTTTTCTTGTGCTGTTCTCGGTGGCTCAGCAAACGCAAgtattacccacaatgcaccagaAGCAGTTAACACTGAGAACCTGCAGCCAGCGAGTTACAATAAGGCAGTCCAGAAGTAGCTGGAGCTCGTAGTCTTGAGTTCTGCGTGCGCGTGTTTACTCTATAGACAGGCGGCGGATTTCTAATTAGTCGATTAGCTAGCTTCAATTTTCAATGGCGAAATTTctcgttttgtttttctgtgacACGTCACCAAAATGAACCAGATGTTCTTTCCACATGTTAGAGTTTGGGATACAGACAAAGgtttgtacagaaaaaaaaaagacatttaagaCAGAAGTGCATGTCCTGCCCCTCAAGCTCTACACCACATGTTCACAGGTCCACAGCTACACCTCCGTCACCGTGCACTGGCCGTCAGGGCTGCGGGACCGAACTCCGACGTTCATTCTCTGCAGTCTGTGCCTCCTGCCTTCATCATCATTTTCTCCTTCCTCATCTTCGCTCGTTCCGGTATCTGATTCGTATCCGGACGGATCGGGTGCAGTCACCGAATCTTCTTCGTTATCGTCGTCCACTTCctgttcctcttcctcctcgGGTGCGGATCGGCCGATGTGGAGCTGCGCAATTGCTTGGATGAgttgaggatgatgatgaaggtcgCGGTCGCCTCCCAGCATGACGGGAGGACGGATTGGGGGCGGGGCGGACGTAGCCTGAAAGCGAATGGCTCCACTTATATCGGCTCCGTCCGCAGAGTTCTCCCTCTCCGATGTTGCGACTTCTGAACCTGGTGACAAAGCGGCGGCTGTAGGATCAGTGGACCCCGGAGacactctgtctctcggtctctctctcagccGTCTCTCTGTCCGgacgtctgtctctctgacatcGCTCTCTGTTACCCCTCCATCTGAGTTTACATCCGAATCTGTTGGTCCAGGGACAGGAAACGCAGGAGAAACTGGTCCGGATCCAGGAACAGAGTTAGACCCAGATCCAGTCGGGGGTTCTGGGTCCAGCCTTAGTCCAGCCACGCCCTTTTTAGGAACATTCACAGCATCACGCTTCATTCTCCGGCGCCGGCCGTGCTCGTTGCGTCGGTACTGCACCATGTTCTCCAGGTCAGCCACGTAAAGGAAGCCGGCGATCAGCATCTCTGCGCTCTTCTTCCCCTCGCGGTATGCCTCCTCCAGCTCGCGACTAGTGCGTTCGTCATACTGCCACCAACCGTTGCATCCTTCATAGTACCAGGCATGCCCACCTAAGCTCCGCCCCCCTGT
This DNA window, taken from Tachysurus fulvidraco isolate hzauxx_2018 chromosome 23, HZAU_PFXX_2.0, whole genome shotgun sequence, encodes the following:
- the rnf146 gene encoding E3 ubiquitin-protein ligase rnf146, producing MASCGEVNHSIDALTSGKKVAGVRDGSGSPSPSPPPSLPVPECAICLQSCVHPVRLPCGHVFCFLCVKGASWHSKRCALCRQEVPEDFLDRPTLLSPEELKATATGGRSLGGHAWYYEGCNGWWQYDERTSRELEEAYREGKKSAEMLIAGFLYVADLENMVQYRRNEHGRRRRMKRDAVNVPKKGVAGLRLDPEPPTGSGSNSVPGSGPVSPAFPVPGPTDSDVNSDGGVTESDVRETDVRTERRLRERPRDRVSPGSTDPTAAALSPGSEVATSERENSADGADISGAIRFQATSAPPPIRPPVMLGGDRDLHHHPQLIQAIAQLHIGRSAPEEEEEQEVDDDNEEDSVTAPDPSGYESDTGTSEDEEGENDDEGRRHRLQRMNVGVRSRSPDGQCTVTEV